In Helianthus annuus cultivar XRQ/B chromosome 3, HanXRQr2.0-SUNRISE, whole genome shotgun sequence, a single window of DNA contains:
- the LOC110935545 gene encoding phospholipase A1-IIdelta, whose amino-acid sequence MASNAQPTTPWPEILGSNNWEGLLDPLDINVRMLILRCGDFCQATYDAFNNDKNSKYAGSSRYGKKSFFHKVMLQPSPSDYQVASFIYATAKISVPEAFFLRSLSRESWDRESNWIGYIATTTDEVSKALGRREIYIAWRGTSRDLEWVDVLGANSTSAEPLLRPKAFTPTTTETKDGGSSSSDSDSDDDDTIPKVMRGWLTIYTSDDPNSSFTKVSARTQVLSSINQLVEKYKNEDLSIVITGHSLGASLSIVSAFDLAENGITNIPIAAFVFGSPQVGNQAFNDRLNQFSNVKILHIRNKIDLIPLYPSKLLGYVDSGVQFEIDTRKSDSLKDSTNTGDWHNLQGMLHVVAGWNGADGEFELKVPRSLALVNKSSEFLKDEYLIPGSWWIEKNKGVVLNASGDWVLEPPDEEDIPVPDDTLVDLPVPEAPEDTPVPENTVTNRPNRFCSIL is encoded by the coding sequence ATGGCATCCAATGCTCAACCCACAACTCCATGGCCGGAGATCCTCGGAAGCAATAACTGGGAAGGCCTTCTCGACCCATTAGACATCAATGTCCGAATGCTCATCCTACGCTGCGGCGACTTTTGCCAAGCCACATACGACGCGTTCAACAATGACAAGAACTCCAAGTATGCTGGCAGCAGTCGCTACGGCAAAAAATCATTCTTCCACAAAGTCATGCTCCAACCGTCCCCATCCGATTACCAAGTCGCCTCATTTATTTACGCCACCGCCAAAATCTCGGTTCCTGAAGCCTTCTTTCTTCGTTCCTTGTCTCGTGAATCGTGGGACCGCGAGTCTAACTGGATCGGGTATATTGCAACTACAACCGATGAGGTCAGTAAGGCTTTAGGCAGGCGAGAGATCTACATCGCGTGGAGGGGGACCAGTCGGGATTTGGAGTGGGTTGATGTTCTAGGAGCTAACAGCACGTCGGCTGAACCACTCTTACGACCCAAAGCGTTTACTCCTACAACAACTGAAACCAAAGACGGTGGTAGCAGCAGTAGCGATAGCGATAGCGATGATGATGACACCATACCAAAAGTTATGCGGGGTTGGTTAACGATATACACTTCAGATGATCCAAACTCATCTTTCACAAAAGTAAGTGCAAGAACACAAGTGTTGTCAAGTATCAACCAACTGGtggaaaaatacaaaaatgaagaCCTCAGCATAGTCATCACCGGACACAGCCTCGGTGCAAGTTTATCGATCGTGTCAGCCTTTGATCTAGCGGAAAATGGTATCACAAACATCCCGATTGCGGCTTTCGTGTTTGGTTCACCACAAGTGGGTAACCAAGCGTTCAACGACCGTCTCAATCAGTTCTCCAACGTCAAGATCCTTCACATAAGGAACAAGATCGACCTCATTCCGCTTTACCCAAGCAAGTTGTTGGGATATGTAGACTCCGGTGTTCAATTTGAAATCGATACGAGAAAATCTGATAGCTTAAAGGATTCGACTAACACCGGTGACTGGCACAATTTGCAGGGGATGTTGCATGTTGTGGCGGGGTGGAATGGGGCGGATGGTGAGTTCGAGTTAAAGGTTCCAAGGAGCTTGGCATTGGTGAATAAATCGAGCGAGTTCTTGAAAGATGAGTACTTGATACCGGGGTCCTGGTGGATCGAGAAAAACAAAGGTGTGGTTTTGAATGCAAGTGGTGATTGGGTTTTGGAACCACctgatgaagaagacattccagtTCCAGATGATACATTGGTAGATCTTCCGGTTCCAGAAGCGCCAGAAGATACACCGGTTCCAGAAAATACAGTGACAAATCGTCCTAACCGTTTTTGTTCAATTTTGTAA
- the LOC110935546 gene encoding uncharacterized protein LOC110935546 has translation MATSHDQAEGDEDEYVVLDLDAVSEKVHIPPNAPYVLSGLDTLNPILIIDDKIKLIGEYEETVGTCIVLSENDATPEVHEETGSSEAKSFSGKSITNPNQVPRKQVKPVCQSQKILRFKLLSECQNENEQSSVKPV, from the exons ATGGCAACTTCTCATGATCAAGCGGAAGGTGATGAAGATGAATATGTTGTTCTGGACTTGGATGCCGTTTCTGAGAAAGTTCACATCCCACCGAATGCTCCATACGTTCTCTCT GGCCTGGACACGTTGAACCCGATTCTAATCATTGATGACAAAATAAAGCTG ATTGGCGAATACGAGGAAACTGTCGGGACATGTATTGTTTTAAGTGAAAATG ATGCTACTCCTGAGGTCCATGAAGAGACGGGATCATCTGAAGCAAAATCTTTTTCGGGGAAATCTATTACTAACCCGAATCAGGTTCCTAGGAAGCAAGTCAAACCTGTTTGTCAATCTCAAAAGATTCTTAGGTTTAAGTTATTATCGGAGTGtcaaaacgaaaatgaacagagtAGCGTGAAACCCGTGTAG